Proteins from a single region of Hydra vulgaris chromosome 12, alternate assembly HydraT2T_AEP:
- the LOC136089093 gene encoding uncharacterized protein LOC136089093, whose product MIKELRIQNSDDADSIYDLEIAVKDVFNYIKHLMRDSQQKKAKIEAFKQLKNDETAFWLKDFCQKILPVRYREGQREYFGKKGMSLHVDIFFIKIAGKLFKRVYFTSMYRCDQGIGDVVSLATAVLDQFRIDQPHIKKMFTKSDNAGCYQGNLSAEAIYNVCKERDIKLLRYDYNEPCCGKDQCDRESAVVKTILRSYVDSGNNLLTAEDIHKAMHYSFGAKDAKVAVAQISNDKTVVTGPKIKNISNYHSFEFGEKSMKMWRYFNIGEGIEQEYGNLKNEPSIKLLLPYSKTDNSIKRNKSLKEKQKRSDRQLYSLRFCTEMNCTLSFESDAELEEHMLSGLHTVPKSLTSLDKVHSFVHKMKITSQLNMPISSSSNSASVKDKPHCMNIFLLQGWALPVRSSFRFSNQQKELLYKYFIRGEESGNKMSPEQVHMQLRKNITSA is encoded by the coding sequence ATGATCAAAGAACTAAGAATTCAAAATTCTGACGATGCTGATTCTatttatgatttggaaattgctgTAAAGGATGTATTCAACTACATAAAACACCTGATGAGAGATTCTCAACAGAAAAAGGCAAAAATCGAAGcttttaagcaattaaaaaatgatgaaactGCTTTCTGGcttaaagatttttgtcaaaaaattcttCCGGTTCGATACAGAGAGGGCCAAAGAGAGTATTTTGGCAAGAAAGGAATGAGTTTACATGTGGATATATTCTTCATAAAAATAGCAGGAAAGTTATTCAAACGTGTTTACTTTACTTCAATGTATAGGTGTGATCAGGGAATAGGTGATGTTGTTTCGTTAGCCACTGCAGTTTTAGACCAATTCAGAATTGATCAACCGCATATCAagaaaatgtttaccaaatctgATAATGCCGGCTGCTATCAGGGAAATCTTTCAGCTGAAGCAATCTACAATGTATGCAAAGAGAGAGATATAAAGTTGCTGAGATATGATTATAATGAACCCTGTTGTGGAAAAGATCAATGTGACAGGGAGAGTGCAGTTGTAAAGACAATTTTAAGGAGTTACGTTGACTCTGGTAATAATCTTTTGACTGCTGAAGATATACACAAGGCTATGCATTATAGTTTTGGCGCTAAAGATGCAAAAGTAGCAGTTGCTCAAATTAGCAATGATAAAACTGTAGTTACTGGACCAAAGATTAAGAACATTAGCAACTATCACTCATTTGAGTTTGGTGAGAAAAGTATGAAGATGTGGCGTTATTTCAATATCGGTGAGGGAATTGAACAAGAGTATGGAAATCTTAAAAATGAACCCTCGATTAAGTTGTTGTTGCCATATAGCAAAACAGATAATTCAATTAAGCGTAACAAGTCACTTAaggaaaaacagaaaagaagtGACAGGCAATTATATTCATTGAGATTTTGCACTGAAATGAATTGTACTTTATCATTTGAAAGCGATGCTGAGTTAGAAGAACACATGCTATCCGGTCTTCATACAGTTCCGAAATCATTAACATCATTGGATAAAGTTCACTCGTTTGTTCATAAGATGAAAATTACTTCACAACTAAATATGCCAATTTCTTCATCCTCTAACAGTGCTTCCGTAAAAGACAAACCACATTGCATGAACATTTTTCTATTGCAAGGTTGGGCATTACCAGTTCGaagttcttttagattttcaaatcaGCAGAAAGAACTgttgtataaatactttattcgtGGAGAAGAATCAGGTAATAAAATGAGCCCTGAGCAGGTTCACATGCAGCTGAGGAAAAACATAACTTCCGCCTGA